A stretch of DNA from Lotus japonicus ecotype B-129 chromosome 4, LjGifu_v1.2:
CAATATTCTTGATGATAGAGCTATAATCTTTTGGAACATACACTAATTCTTTACTTCAATACCAGATATTTTTTCTAGGAGTTCTTCCATTCGGAAAATTCCTCATTTCTTATGTCGGTGTGTTTTTCTTTATTTCCTATAATTGTGTGAACTAGTTTATCCACGGGTGTGTTTTGAAAACATGGGTTGAACAGAAAGTGCCAAAAAAACACATTCAACTCCTAGAAATATACACTATTTTTTTGTTGGTCAAAAGTCGTTATTCACTAGTTCTTTTCTCATCATATTATCCAATCATTCTGAGTTTGTTTTAATGTTGAGTTGATCCAAAAACGGATGGATATCCTCCTTCCACATTGTACTGGAAATAGATATTGGGAATTCCCATCTGTAAATGTGACCTCAAACGGAAACAAACACAACCTAAGCACTTCAAACTCCATGCTAAAACATTGATATTTGATAATGTGTACCTTATAGTATCTTAAAAATCCTTCTCCAAAACATGTCTATTTTGCTATTTATCATGAGGTATGAATTTGTGGAGGTTAGAAATTTTAATATGGTTGGAAATTGTCatacacattttttttaatgaaagtcATAAACATTTTAATGAGATTAGTATTTTATTCATTCAACTATGTGTGGCAAATTTTAACTGTGACAAATTCACATTCACAcatgaacattatttgttttatgTAGTAGTACTTTAGTTGGAGACTTACCCCGTGTCTAGCTAGATATGTGATAGAGATTGATTTGTGAAATTTCCTAAACTTAACAAAACAAACTTAGGAGGCAAACACTGTTTTGTTGTCTAtctttttctggttttgtttgTTGCCTCTCACATGATCGAGCTAGCTAGTGAAAAAGCAAAGCACTAGGTTGTTGTCCGCATCAATATCCTCCACCGAAAAAATGTATAACCCGTACAGACATACATTGATAGATCCTGAATGAATTGAAGAACGTGGAGCAATCGGTGCCTATCATTTCTAGGGTTCatattcttttatatatataattaggGTTAAGGGACGATTGTGTCTCATAGTCattccaaagaaaaaaaaatcgttAGCCTCGATGAGTATTTATGTACAATAGCCTTGCATTAACCTCACTTCAAGTGAACGAGTGGATGCTCGAACCTATAACAGCATAACATGTTAAATGCGAGACTCTATCATGCTTCAACTTCTACCACACTCCACTCGACCTATTCATttacattattttcatattttcatagGGTAGGGTAGCATGATCGAGTTTGTGATTATAGTAGCTAGCTGCAACTGTTCCCATTAATATGTCAAGTTGCATATATAGTTTGCACGTGATGCCACTATTCAACTATCCCACCGAAAATTAAGCTAAAGtacgaaaaaaaaaacgtaactTTATCAGTGGAGTGAAGTTGCCGTTGCTGTCCCTCAAAATCCAACCATATCTTCTATTTCTTTTCAATCCATTTTAGTTACAAACACATGTTCTACGGTTGTAAAACCAAGTTCCTATCATGACTGTCTATACTCTATATCATTGTCATTGATaagttgagttcaaaaaaagaAGTTAGTAATTGATTAACCAATACATTggctaagtttttttttacaaccaCATTTTGACTAAGTTGATAATGATAAATCAATTCTCATCAAAATATTATGCATTTGATTCTCGTTCTTTAATATGAAAGTTGTGTTAGTAGATGATCTATAGCACTCTGTTTTTGCTTAAAGTTAGCAATGGATTAGTTAAAGCTTTGGTAAAGTAAATCAATTTATTTTACACTTTAGCAAAAGCTAACTACAATATTGTTTTACCTATTCATTCATCCTCACAATTCACGAGTATTACTATTGTCATAGATCAATCAATAACCTTAGCCCAGACACTCTCACTTACCTCTTAATTGTGTATGACTCGTCAATGCATATACTAGTCCAACGTTCAGTTAATGTTTATTAATGCCTCATTTAATTTGTTTCCAGCTGGTACGGATAAATGGATACTACTTGCTTTTGAATTTTGACATGGCAAATTAAACGAAAAAATGGGTGAACCACTCTATATTATGAATCACGCGTGACATGTAGTCTAAAACCGCTAAAAAAACATGTTTTATCAAAaaactttttattttgtataGTAAAAAATGGATTGTTTAAATcactcatgataaagtttgggttaaataactcatcatccaatcacattggacaTAAGTaagttggaatttctatattttatttattaacttatttccaactcatttatctccaatgtaaTTAGATGATtggttatttaactcaaactttattattggtcatttagacaaccccagtAAAAAATCGTCCCAAAAATGAGGGCTGCACCTACCGTGGGTGCTTTTCAAAATGAACCACGGTGGTGTAGTTACTATTCCACACTTAAATTACCAAATtgtctatttttcctttttactttCCATCCTTCTCCTTTTCTCTCACTTTCACTGCCCTTCCCATCTGTCTCCGGTGAGCCATGACAGATCGCGCCTGTCTCAACCCATCACTCCAACAGCTCTGCCACTCCACCACTTCCTCCGTTTTTTCCTCCTCTGTTCCCCTACCTAGCCAATTCATAGAGATCTTGCACACATGTGAAGATAGATCTCCACTTTGCAGATCTActgggaaagaaagagaaagagagggaaATGCAGTGGTGTTGAAGATCCATCCATGGAAATCAACAAGCAAGAAGACACGTTGATGTAGAAAGTCGAAAATCGGAAATTGGAGAATATAAATCGAAGTCGGAGATCGAAAAACAGAGATCTAAGTCGTAGATCGAAAATCAGATATCGGAAATTAGAGATTGAAgtcaaatataaaaatttagagGTCAAAGATCAgatcgaagaagaagaaaactgcAAAAAGGAACTAAGGGTGATCAGAGGTATTTCTTCCATATCCCAAAGCTTTTCTCCAAGCTTCTTCCATCTCTGTTTCTCGTCAAGTACCTCAAGTGGACTTATGAGACAAATTGGTATAATGATACAATGTTGCTTGTCCAGTGGTGCAGAGGACAAATTTTACACTAATTTGGCATTTCTATCCTTGAAgttcataataattaatttgatTGAAATAAACAGTGTTGAACTCtatgattttatatttttttctcaaaaaaatcGTTTTGGTTGGTTTATAGTATAGGAACGTAGGTTCTTGAATCTGGATTCTGGAACCTGGACATGAAGAAACCCAATTAAAAGATCCAACTTTCGGAGAAGCGAGTTTGATCCTAGAGAGAGATTGATTTCCGGAGATGGCAGTTAGAGACTTAGAGCTGTAAGGCAAGGAGAAGGGTGTGATAAAGAGAAGGCTTCAGGTGGTTGCTTCGTCGTTTGTGGTGGCGACGGTGGTCGGCGATGTAGATGGAGGAACTGGAACAGGGCATGGATGGGAGAACGAACAGTAAAACCGACAACTTAGTATGGGTAGACTGATAGGGGGTGTTTTTGTAAAACcaacaaatgatttttttaatgttaaCTAATCTCATCcatgaatttaaaaaaacattaaatcgAACGGTGAAAAATTAACTGAACCACGGGACCCACGCTAGGCAAAACCAAAAATGAGGTGCAAGTTATCAACACTACTTAAATATTTACGGAGTATCATATTGCAAATTAAATGGCCCTaccaacaaaagaaaaaagaacacaaccactaaatagtaaatacaaATGAATATTTTCTGCCTCAGGTAGAATAACATCACTAGTAACAATTATTATCTGAGAATCAGAAGCGTATACCTTACACTATTATATCTCAGACTCTGCACATGCATACTTGTCCCACAAAGTCACAAACTATCATAGGTTGGTTAGTAGCatttatttctccttaattagACTTTGCGGAAAAATAACACATCCTTCATACTTTTTACAGGTGATTCTTGGACCACCAAAAGGTGTCAAGACACCGATTTTTGTGGCAGTTTAAAACCGCAACAAAGTTGCAACCTTGAAAAAAATGCATTTATTGACAGTTTCACAATTTTATAGCGGTTTCAAATATCGGTGTCCAAATGTGTTTTTACTGTAGTGTggtttactaatttttttatatctatATGATCCTGCACACCTAAAAAATGGACTTCTGAATTAACTTTCTTCattatcttctttttcttctgcttTATATTCTTATTTTCTAATCTTTAGTAGTTCTTGTCATTTTAGTTTCCTGTTTTGGTTATAAACAATGGGATACTCTCCTCATATATAGTCATAGGATGAGTGATTATCAGTAATTAAGATGGTCAAAGATTTCATCAAGTTTTATATATCCAGCTTCCTCATAAACCTCTGACTCCAAGCTTTCGCTTTTTCTCAATAAAGACAATATTTTGACTTTAATTCATTACCATGACTCCAAGCTTTATATCATCGTTGCTTTGTAATCATCGCATCGCACTAGAGTAGGTAGGATTTTCAATTTGTGTATCCTTTCAATTTCGAAGTGTTCGTGTTTGGAAGTATATAAACTCATTTTCATATTATTGAtttgggatagttggttcaCTTTGTATTGAGAATTTGAGATGCTAAATGCTTGTTTGGATATACGGTGAAAAGTCATGGTGGACATCAAAAGcaattttctttagtttttggGGTTGTTAGACGTGATATTTTTGTTTCATCGAGTTTATACACCGTGTTTCCATACATGCATTAAGTGgatgtttggtttcatgttggaaaaataataatcaattCAGATaagtaaaatcaattttgaatgaAAAATATAGGGTATGTTCGGTTTCAAGTCTGACAATACTAGACATGAATCTATTCTTTAAAAAATAACTATATGTTAAATGTTGCTTTAATTTGACGTGAATTCCTACTTGATGTGGATTCACTTGTATTTTTCCAACACGCATATAGATAGATGTTTGAGATTCATTTGAAAAATCAATTACAGTCCTAGAGTACTCAATTGCGCTAGATGTTTGGTTCACTTGTATTTTTCCAACACACACATATGTGTGTTTGGATCAACGTACGTTAGATGAATTGAATTTGATAATAATTGATTTTACCAATGTAGTAACCATGACTTAAAATGATGTCATTTATATTTAAATGCATTTATGAAATATGTTACGAAATTTAGATGTAAATTATGTTTGACTCATAAATAATTATATGTTGTGGTGAGATGATACAATTCTACCGGTACACTCAAATACCATTTCAATCAATTATAGAATTGATTTTACTTTCCAAACATGGTCGTatactatatttttttatacatgtattcaaatataaatcactTTATTTTTAACTTACGTTTACTATAACTAATTTTATTAAGTGAGAAACTAAATCCAAACAAACTTTCATTTCTATGGCAGTGAGAATTTGAAACCATGGCTACTAGAATCATGTCTCCACATACCTAATGGAAAACAATTTGAAAAGGGAAAATTGGAAAACTGTAGAGAGAGCACTGCAAAAGGGGTAGAGTAGGATGAGCTGGTTGATTTGAAATGAGGGGAAAAGGTTTACATGCAGGTGAGACCCTGGAAGAGCAAAGGTAAAGAGTAGAGTAAAGACTCATGTACTCATGTGAGGGCATTTATAGTGGGGTTTTGGTGTATTTTGTTTTCTAGTGCACAtgggagagagagggagagagttCTCATTTCAAAAGCAAGGAGCATCAAGCATGTGAGGCCATGTGCCATTCAAAATGAAGAGTAACACTACAAACACTCATTTTAACACTTTATTTCCAATACTTTCTCATTAATTGGTTGAAATTTATGTGATTAGTAATTGAAAGtggataaatatttttattagacTAAATTTCAACCGATTAACAAGAGAATATGCTAAAAATAGAGTCTTCCTAacatttttcttaaaataaatagACCACTTCCACCATTTTGTTGCACACAAATCTTTGTGCCGTGTGCTTGTGTCAATTCTGACTCCTATAATCACTCTCACACCCAGGACTCTGTTTCTAAGCTAGCACTGTGCTCTTCTTTCTGCACTCTTTTGTGTTCTTTCTTACTTTCATTCTGTAGTAATGAAAATTGAATTTCCTAATTACTTCAACTATTTTGCACCCTTCCCTCCTATGTAAAGGAAACTTCCTAACTTCAGTTCCTGAGCCTATATAACTTGAACTAGCTTCATCATTAACCATCATCTCACCATAACCACCACTAGTATAAAAAAACTTGATCTTCATTCCACTATCACTaaccattcttcttcttctttaaaCCCTTCCAAAACAAAAGGGCTTTTTTGATTGTTGTCTTAAATGGAGACACAATCATCTAAACGCAGACGCGTTTATTCATTGGAACCAAGCAAAGTAGTGCAATCTTTATTTGCTAGAAATTATTTGAACTACTTAGTTCCAGCATTGATGAAGATAAAGGCAAAGAGTCCTACTTCTGCAGAAGATAGCTGCAGAGATTGTGATGTCAAGAAGAATGTTAAGTATGAAGTGGACATGGCAATGGTGTTCTCAGCACAAGGTTTTGCATGGAGTGAAGGTCTTAAACTCAAGCTTCAAAAGGATCATGATGTCAATGAAAATGTAGCTGCTGCAAACACAAGCTTTCTTAAAAGTGAGTCTAGTACTGAAGAAGGTTCATCAAGGATTTGTGACCAAAATGAAATTGTCCCTGTGGATTTCTGTGCAAACTCTAGTTCAACTTCAAAGTCTCAATCAGAGTCAG
This window harbors:
- the LOC130716304 gene encoding transcription factor bHLH146-like; protein product: METQSSKRRRVYSLEPSKVVQSLFARNYLNYLVPALMKIKAKSPTSAEDSCRDCDVKKNVKYEVDMAMVFSAQGFAWSEGLKLKLQKDHDVNENVAAANTSFLKSESSTEEGSSRICDQNEIVPVDFCANSSSTSKSQSESEMPELEKGLGREEIEDEEEQLKSLRKLVPGGEEICDEDMVGELESYVRCLQMQVNVLQCLVAETS